From a region of the Sphingopyxis sp. YR583 genome:
- a CDS encoding aspartyl/asparaginyl beta-hydroxylase domain-containing protein, whose translation MSDERAALIAAADRALAAQDLARAAALLEEALSSGEDFSVLLRLAGVQRAAGRPRFALAAVHRALALAPLDFTALMMRASLLDRIGDPGAGEAWGHAIAQRPDEALPPQLAQVLAEGERKYAAWLDAKDARWSELTGDAEARADAGERDRIARFRSNALRRTRPYHSEPTHFHFPGLREREFHPRSLFPWLADIEAATDTIADELDAVMNAERAELVPYVQYAAHQPLDQWRTLNHNPDWTAIHLMRGGRRIEANARHCPATLALIEGVAQPVIAGASPNVMFSLLAPGTAIPPHVGYNNARLVCHLPLVVPAGCWFRVGAETREWRRGAAFVFDDTIEHEAMNPSDRLRVVLIFDLWHPDLTPVEREAVAALIGSDANQLPENA comes from the coding sequence GTGAGCGACGAACGCGCCGCGCTGATCGCCGCGGCCGACCGCGCGCTGGCGGCGCAGGATCTGGCGCGTGCGGCGGCGTTGCTCGAGGAGGCGCTGTCCTCGGGCGAGGATTTTTCGGTGTTGCTGCGGCTCGCAGGTGTCCAGCGCGCAGCCGGCCGTCCACGCTTCGCGCTCGCCGCGGTTCACCGCGCGCTCGCGCTCGCGCCGCTCGACTTTACCGCTCTGATGATGCGCGCCAGTCTGCTCGACCGGATCGGCGATCCGGGCGCCGGCGAGGCATGGGGGCATGCGATCGCACAGCGGCCGGACGAGGCGCTGCCGCCGCAACTGGCCCAGGTTCTTGCTGAAGGCGAACGAAAATATGCGGCCTGGCTCGACGCGAAGGATGCGCGCTGGAGCGAGCTGACGGGCGATGCCGAGGCGCGCGCCGATGCCGGCGAGCGCGACCGTATCGCGCGCTTCCGCAGCAACGCCCTGCGCCGCACGCGGCCCTATCATAGCGAACCGACCCATTTTCATTTTCCGGGTCTGCGCGAGCGCGAATTCCACCCACGCAGCCTGTTCCCATGGCTGGCGGACATCGAGGCGGCGACCGATACGATCGCGGACGAACTCGACGCGGTGATGAATGCCGAGCGCGCCGAGCTTGTGCCCTATGTGCAATATGCGGCGCACCAGCCGCTCGACCAATGGCGCACGCTCAATCACAATCCCGACTGGACCGCGATCCACCTGATGCGTGGCGGCCGGCGAATCGAGGCCAATGCGCGCCATTGCCCGGCGACGCTCGCGCTGATCGAGGGGGTCGCGCAGCCGGTGATCGCCGGCGCATCGCCCAATGTCATGTTTTCGCTGCTCGCGCCGGGCACCGCGATTCCGCCGCATGTCGGTTATAATAATGCGCGGCTTGTCTGCCATCTGCCGCTGGTCGTGCCCGCGGGATGCTGGTTCCGCGTCGGCGCCGAAACCCGCGAATGGCGGCGCGGCGCGGCGTTCGTGTTCGACGATACGATCGAGCATGAAGCGATGAACCCGAGCGACCGGTTGCGCGTCGTCCTGATCTTCGACCTGTGGCATCCCGACCTGACCCCGGTCGAACGCGAAGCGGTCGCGGCGCTGATCGGCAGCGATGCGAACCAGCTTCCGGAGAATGCGTGA
- a CDS encoding 2OG-Fe(II) oxygenase family protein yields the protein MNFAARLAAVRAGQADGDSLGQLASLALDEGEEAAALPMLIAAAKASGGARFWQWTGLLHRGLDEHEAALAAFDEAAQRAPEDAGIAHGRARVAFEAGLDAVSLFEAAERLGPPNGDVLIGLAAARWAAGQGDAAEAALDAIVAQVPLWMQGHAQLAQLRALMGRRNGATASFERALAQEPASVALWRGLLDLHLRNEDHAAQAAVAERAEAAGVPAAELADHAAIAAAELGQADRADRLFETLPDAAMRLAVRIWRVRHLLRTGRFAQAWPLIDAEIEAGGARRAAIWPYALLLWRDRGDPRYDWLVGNPDLVREFDLRDRLPPLGELAAHLRSLHVARSEYLDQSVRGGTQTDGPLFSRVDPLIRTLRTAVVEAVDAYVAALPAPDAAHPLLGPPRDRRRRFAGSWSVRLRGSGYHANHVHPQGWVSSALYVALPERRPADAPDAGWLTLGEPQDTLGLDLAPIRRVEPKPGRLVLFPSWLWHGTRPFAEGERLTVAFDVAVPR from the coding sequence GTGAATTTTGCGGCGCGGCTTGCCGCCGTCCGTGCCGGGCAGGCCGATGGCGACAGCCTGGGCCAGCTTGCCAGCCTTGCGCTCGACGAGGGCGAAGAGGCGGCGGCGCTGCCCATGCTTATTGCAGCCGCCAAGGCGAGCGGTGGCGCGCGCTTCTGGCAATGGACGGGCTTGCTGCACCGCGGGCTCGACGAGCATGAGGCGGCGCTTGCGGCTTTCGACGAGGCGGCGCAGCGCGCGCCGGAAGACGCGGGCATTGCGCACGGCCGCGCCCGCGTCGCTTTCGAGGCCGGGCTTGACGCGGTTTCGCTTTTCGAGGCGGCCGAGCGGCTGGGGCCGCCGAATGGCGATGTGCTGATCGGTCTGGCGGCGGCGCGCTGGGCGGCGGGGCAGGGCGATGCGGCCGAAGCCGCGCTCGACGCGATTGTCGCACAGGTGCCGCTGTGGATGCAGGGACATGCGCAGCTCGCGCAATTGCGCGCGCTGATGGGGCGGCGCAACGGGGCGACCGCGTCGTTCGAGCGTGCGCTTGCGCAGGAGCCGGCGTCGGTCGCGCTCTGGCGCGGATTGCTCGATCTGCACCTGCGCAACGAGGACCATGCCGCGCAGGCGGCTGTCGCCGAGCGCGCCGAGGCGGCCGGGGTGCCCGCTGCCGAGCTGGCCGATCATGCGGCGATCGCTGCCGCCGAACTGGGGCAGGCCGATCGCGCGGACCGTTTGTTCGAAACACTGCCGGACGCCGCGATGCGTCTCGCGGTGCGGATATGGCGCGTGCGGCACCTTCTTCGCACCGGCCGATTTGCGCAGGCGTGGCCGCTGATCGATGCCGAAATCGAAGCGGGCGGCGCGCGGCGCGCGGCGATCTGGCCCTATGCGTTGCTGCTGTGGCGCGATCGGGGCGATCCGCGATATGACTGGCTGGTCGGTAACCCGGACCTTGTGCGCGAATTCGACCTGCGCGACCGCCTGCCGCCACTTGGCGAGCTGGCGGCGCATCTCCGCTCGCTCCATGTTGCGCGCAGCGAATATCTCGACCAGTCGGTGCGGGGGGGGACGCAGACCGACGGCCCGCTGTTCAGCCGTGTCGATCCGCTGATCCGGACGCTGCGCACGGCGGTCGTCGAGGCGGTCGACGCCTATGTCGCGGCACTGCCGGCGCCCGATGCCGCGCATCCGTTGCTGGGGCCGCCACGCGACCGCCGCCGCCGCTTTGCCGGTAGCTGGTCGGTCCGACTGCGCGGCTCCGGCTATCACGCCAATCACGTTCATCCGCAAGGCTGGGTGAGTTCGGCGCTTTATGTGGCCTTGCCCGAAAGGCGCCCCGCCGATGCGCCCGATGCGGGCTGGCTGACATTGGGCGAACCGCAGGATACGCTCGGGCTCGATCTGGCGCCGATCAGGCGCGTCGAACCCAAGCCGGGGCGGCTGGTGTTGTTTCCATCGTGGCTATGGCACGGAACCCGGCCGTTTGCCGAAGGCGAACGGCTCACGGTCGCCTTCGACGTGGCGGTGCCGCGTTGA
- the clpB gene encoding ATP-dependent chaperone ClpB — protein sequence MNLEKFTDRAKGFLQAAQTIAIRMNHQRISPEHIAKALLEDSEGMAAGLIAKSGGDAPRAVQGLDGLLAKVPAVSGSGAQQTPGLDNDAVRLLDQAEQVASKAGDGYVTVERLLLAMVLSTTTPVGKAFADAGVKADALNTAINDLRGGRSADTASAEDRYEALKKFARDLTEVAREGKLDPVIGRDEEIRRTIQILARRTKNNPVLIGEPGVGKTAIAEGLALRIVNGDVPDSLKDRRLLSLDMGALIAGAKYRGEFEERLKGVLDDVKAAEGEIILFIDEMHTLVGAGKGEGAMDASNLLKPALARGELHCIGATTLDEYRKHVEKDPALQRRFQPVFVGEPTVEDSISILRGIKEKYELHHGVRITDGAIVAAATLSNRYISDRFLPDKAIDLMDEAASRIRMEVESKPEEIEGLDRRIIQMKIEESALGKESDAASKDRLANLQAELANLEQQSAGLTQKWQAEKDKIHAEAKIKEELDAARSALDQAQRAGDLAKAGELSYGTIPGLEKRLEEAQAAAGNAMLREEVTADDIAAVVSKWTGIPVDRMMEGEREKLLGMEATLEKRVIGQDDAVRAVSTAVRRARAGLQDPNRPLGSFLFLGPTGVGKTELTKALARFLFDDDNAMVRIDMSEFMEKHSVARLVGAPPGYVGYEEGGTLTEAVRRRPYQVVLFDEVEKAHADVFNILLQVLDDGRLTDGQGRTVDFTNTLIILTSNLGSQAIAALPDDAPVEQAEPAVMEVVRGHFRPEFLNRLDEIVLFNRLAQQHMGGIVDIQVARVQKLLTDRKVTLDLTDAARAWLGRVGYDPVYGARPLKRAVQKYLQDPLADLILKGEVKDGSTIRVDEGDGALKLASQ from the coding sequence ATGAACCTCGAAAAATTTACCGACCGCGCCAAGGGCTTTTTGCAGGCGGCGCAGACGATCGCGATCCGCATGAACCATCAGCGGATTTCGCCCGAGCATATCGCGAAAGCGCTGCTCGAAGACAGTGAGGGCATGGCCGCGGGCCTGATCGCGAAAAGCGGCGGCGACGCCCCGCGCGCGGTGCAGGGCCTCGACGGGCTGCTCGCCAAGGTTCCCGCTGTGTCGGGATCGGGCGCACAGCAAACGCCGGGCCTCGACAATGACGCCGTGCGCCTGCTTGACCAGGCCGAACAGGTCGCGAGCAAGGCGGGCGACGGCTATGTCACCGTCGAGCGGCTGCTGCTCGCGATGGTACTTTCGACGACCACCCCGGTCGGCAAGGCGTTCGCCGATGCCGGCGTGAAGGCCGACGCGCTCAATACCGCGATCAACGACCTGCGCGGCGGCCGCAGCGCGGATACCGCCTCAGCCGAAGATCGTTACGAAGCGCTCAAGAAATTCGCCCGCGACCTCACCGAAGTCGCGCGCGAGGGCAAGCTCGACCCGGTCATCGGCCGCGACGAGGAAATCCGCCGTACGATCCAGATCCTCGCGCGCCGGACCAAGAACAACCCCGTGCTGATCGGCGAACCCGGCGTCGGCAAGACCGCGATCGCCGAAGGGCTCGCGCTGCGCATCGTCAACGGCGACGTGCCCGACAGCCTGAAGGACCGCCGCCTGTTGTCGCTCGACATGGGCGCGCTGATCGCCGGTGCCAAATATCGCGGCGAATTCGAGGAGCGCCTGAAGGGCGTGCTCGACGATGTGAAGGCCGCCGAGGGCGAGATCATCCTGTTCATCGACGAGATGCACACGCTCGTCGGCGCGGGCAAGGGCGAGGGCGCGATGGACGCGTCGAACCTCTTGAAGCCCGCCCTCGCGCGCGGCGAACTCCACTGCATCGGCGCGACGACGCTCGACGAATATCGCAAGCATGTCGAAAAAGACCCCGCGCTCCAGCGGCGCTTCCAGCCCGTCTTCGTCGGCGAACCGACGGTCGAGGATTCGATCTCGATCCTGCGCGGGATCAAGGAAAAATACGAGCTGCATCACGGTGTACGGATCACCGACGGCGCGATCGTCGCCGCGGCTACGCTATCGAACCGCTATATCTCCGACCGCTTCCTGCCCGACAAGGCGATCGACCTGATGGACGAGGCCGCGAGCCGTATCCGCATGGAGGTCGAATCGAAGCCAGAGGAAATCGAGGGCCTCGACCGCCGCATCATCCAGATGAAGATCGAGGAATCGGCGCTCGGCAAGGAAAGCGACGCCGCGTCGAAGGACCGGCTCGCAAACCTGCAGGCCGAACTCGCGAACCTCGAGCAGCAATCGGCGGGCCTCACCCAGAAATGGCAGGCCGAAAAGGACAAGATCCACGCCGAAGCGAAGATCAAGGAAGAGCTGGACGCGGCGCGTTCGGCGCTCGATCAGGCGCAGCGCGCCGGCGACCTCGCGAAGGCGGGCGAGCTAAGCTACGGCACCATCCCCGGCCTCGAAAAAAGGCTCGAGGAAGCCCAGGCGGCTGCCGGTAACGCCATGCTGCGCGAGGAAGTCACCGCCGACGACATCGCCGCGGTGGTCAGCAAATGGACCGGCATCCCCGTCGACCGGATGATGGAAGGCGAGCGCGAGAAGCTTCTCGGCATGGAAGCGACGCTCGAAAAGCGCGTCATCGGGCAGGACGACGCCGTCCGCGCCGTCTCGACCGCCGTCCGCCGCGCCCGCGCGGGGCTTCAGGATCCGAACCGCCCGCTCGGCAGCTTCCTGTTCCTCGGCCCCACGGGGGTCGGCAAGACCGAGCTGACCAAGGCGCTCGCACGCTTCCTGTTCGACGACGACAATGCGATGGTTCGCATCGACATGTCCGAATTCATGGAAAAGCACAGCGTCGCGCGGCTCGTAGGCGCACCTCCGGGCTATGTCGGCTATGAAGAAGGCGGCACGCTGACCGAGGCGGTACGCCGCCGACCCTATCAGGTCGTGTTGTTCGACGAGGTCGAAAAGGCGCATGCGGACGTGTTCAACATCCTGCTCCAGGTGCTCGACGACGGGCGCCTGACCGATGGGCAGGGCCGCACGGTCGACTTCACCAACACGCTGATCATCCTGACATCGAACCTCGGCAGCCAGGCGATCGCCGCGCTGCCCGACGATGCGCCGGTCGAACAGGCCGAGCCCGCCGTCATGGAAGTGGTGCGCGGGCATTTCCGGCCCGAGTTCCTGAACCGGCTCGACGAGATCGTGCTCTTCAACCGCCTCGCGCAGCAGCATATGGGCGGCATCGTCGATATTCAGGTCGCACGGGTGCAGAAATTGCTCACCGATCGCAAGGTGACGCTCGACCTCACCGACGCTGCGCGCGCATGGCTCGGCCGTGTCGGCTATGATCCGGTGTACGGCGCACGGCCGCTGAAGCGCGCGGTGCAGAAATATCTGCAGGACCCGCTCGCCGACCTGATCCTGAAGGGCGAGGTCAAAGACGGCTCGACGATCAGGGTCGACGAAGGCGATGGGGCGCTGAAGCTGGCGTCGCAATGA
- a CDS encoding leucyl aminopeptidase, giving the protein MKSLLLSACLSLTLAPAAMAQDIAGSGVVPATAGNSAERTIGFAANAPAGAALVIVMTDATLPPLDGVALSTAERQAISAAVASAAFDGKAGSTLSLRGIGAHPRILLVGAGAAPSSLALAEAGGKAVQELKSEAQPVAIAGAFGDVSAADVAYGVALGQYRFDRYQTVGKKAPPTGAVTVVGANASAAEAVFANRWKPLADGVRLSRDLANEPANVIYPETFVAEARKAFAGVAGVSIEVLDEAAMRKLGMGTLVGVGQGSPRGSRLLLVRYRGANAPDAPTAFVGKGITFDSGGLSLKPGAGMGNMKGDMSGAASAIGAVVSLAKSRAPVHVVGVAALAENMPDGNAQRPGDVTRTMSGKTIEMVNADAEGRLVLADANEYVAKAYKPKAIVNIATLTGAVVGALDNSYAGLFARDEALAARLTAAGTTSGEEVWRLPLHKDYAERMKSDIADIRNSATGQGPGASLGAHFIGFFVDEATPWAHLDIAGVNRSEKAGALAPKGMTGFGVRLLDQFARSE; this is encoded by the coding sequence ATGAAAAGCCTGCTCCTGTCCGCCTGCCTGTCGCTCACGCTCGCGCCCGCCGCGATGGCACAGGACATCGCCGGATCGGGCGTCGTTCCGGCGACTGCCGGCAACAGCGCCGAGCGCACAATCGGTTTTGCCGCAAACGCTCCCGCAGGCGCAGCCCTCGTTATCGTGATGACCGACGCCACGCTGCCGCCGCTCGACGGCGTGGCGCTAAGCACGGCCGAGCGTCAGGCGATCTCCGCCGCGGTGGCATCCGCCGCGTTCGACGGCAAGGCCGGGTCGACATTGTCGTTGCGGGGCATCGGTGCGCATCCGCGCATCCTGCTTGTCGGTGCGGGCGCGGCACCTTCGTCGCTCGCGCTTGCCGAGGCCGGCGGCAAGGCGGTGCAGGAACTCAAGAGCGAAGCGCAGCCGGTGGCGATCGCAGGCGCGTTCGGCGATGTCTCGGCCGCCGACGTCGCTTATGGCGTCGCGCTCGGCCAATATCGATTCGACCGCTATCAGACCGTTGGCAAAAAGGCGCCGCCGACCGGCGCGGTGACGGTCGTCGGGGCGAATGCGTCGGCCGCCGAGGCCGTCTTCGCCAATCGCTGGAAGCCGCTTGCCGATGGCGTGCGCCTGTCGCGCGACCTCGCGAACGAACCCGCAAACGTCATCTATCCCGAGACCTTCGTTGCCGAGGCGCGCAAGGCTTTCGCCGGCGTTGCGGGCGTCAGCATCGAAGTGCTCGACGAAGCGGCGATGCGCAAGCTCGGCATGGGGACGCTCGTCGGCGTCGGCCAGGGCAGCCCGCGCGGATCGCGCCTGCTGCTGGTGCGCTATCGCGGCGCGAACGCGCCCGACGCACCGACCGCCTTTGTCGGCAAGGGCATCACCTTCGATTCGGGCGGCCTGTCGCTGAAACCCGGCGCAGGCATGGGCAATATGAAGGGCGATATGTCGGGCGCCGCCTCGGCAATCGGCGCGGTCGTGTCGCTCGCCAAATCGCGCGCGCCGGTGCATGTTGTCGGCGTCGCGGCGCTGGCCGAGAATATGCCCGACGGCAATGCGCAGCGTCCGGGCGACGTCACGCGGACCATGTCGGGCAAGACGATCGAGATGGTCAACGCCGACGCCGAGGGGCGCCTCGTCCTCGCCGATGCGAATGAATATGTCGCCAAGGCTTACAAGCCCAAGGCGATCGTCAACATCGCGACGCTGACCGGCGCGGTCGTCGGTGCGCTCGACAACAGCTATGCGGGTCTCTTCGCGCGCGACGAGGCGCTTGCGGCGCGCCTGACCGCCGCTGGCACCACAAGCGGCGAGGAAGTCTGGCGCCTGCCGCTCCACAAGGATTATGCCGAGCGGATGAAATCGGATATCGCCGATATCCGCAACTCGGCGACCGGACAGGGCCCCGGCGCGAGCCTCGGCGCCCATTTCATCGGCTTCTTCGTCGACGAGGCGACCCCGTGGGCGCATCTCGACATCGCCGGGGTCAACCGTTCGGAGAAGGCGGGCGCGCTCGCTCCCAAGGGCATGACGGGCTTCGGCGTGCGCCTGCTCGACCAGTTCGCACGGAGCGAATAG
- a CDS encoding acylase, with translation MLRRIFLGLLLLLALTAASLAFWEPLTAEAPAAPAFKPTDVRIARDKFGVPHIFGKTDADVAYGVAYAHAEDDFSTLQEVLAMTRGRAGAMLGEDGAKIDYAEALLGVRATTARDWPRLPADVKALFTAYAAGLNHYADKHPDEVRLSGLFPVTGEDVVAGFVLRSPFFFGLDSVLGSLVEDKALAREGGPALDATGKLVPRELTPVGRDPADNGSNGMAVAPARSTDGATRLVSNSHQPWTGGVAWYELVVHSQEGWDFAGANFPGSPYPFLGHNKYLGWTNTVNRPDLIDVYKLTFDESGKKYRFDGAWRPLEEKRIWLKVKVGPFVLPVPRTIYRSVHGPVVKNEKGAFAIRYAGIDQANMVTQYYRLNKAKSFAEWRAAMAGQGVPATNFIYADAKGNIGLFYNAMFPDRPAGFNWRGVLPGDTSADLWTKTLPFDRVPALVNPRSGYVMNANNTPWVAAGPGDELDAAAFSPLLGIEDDMTNRATRLIELFEASGQIDEARLKTIKYDTAYAKTGYAKAWIDRLLALDTKGDPALAEAQKLLREWDWNLDGRGKGDALALMVLRPANGSHYQRRAAPDPRTVLKETVAHLQEHFNGLDPKLGTVLRLRHGEGASRVDLPLDGGNDTVRASTLWDAEPDGRLKVRHGDSFIMFVTWDKDGRVRSESIQPFGSATTRPESPHYNDQAPLFVAHKLKPVLFDPAALKASGVRFYRP, from the coding sequence ATGCTGCGACGGATTTTCCTGGGTCTCCTGTTGCTGCTGGCGCTGACGGCTGCCTCGCTCGCTTTCTGGGAACCGCTGACCGCCGAGGCGCCCGCTGCGCCCGCGTTCAAGCCCACCGACGTCCGGATCGCGCGCGACAAGTTCGGCGTGCCGCATATCTTCGGCAAGACCGACGCCGACGTAGCCTATGGCGTCGCCTATGCCCATGCCGAGGATGATTTTTCGACCCTGCAGGAAGTGCTCGCGATGACGCGCGGCCGCGCGGGCGCGATGCTCGGCGAGGACGGCGCGAAGATCGATTATGCCGAGGCGCTGCTGGGTGTTCGCGCAACGACCGCGCGCGACTGGCCGCGCTTGCCCGCCGATGTGAAGGCGCTCTTCACGGCCTATGCCGCGGGACTCAACCATTATGCCGACAAGCATCCCGATGAGGTGCGACTGTCGGGGCTGTTCCCGGTGACCGGCGAGGATGTCGTCGCGGGCTTCGTGCTGCGCTCGCCCTTTTTCTTCGGGCTCGATTCGGTGCTGGGGTCGCTCGTCGAGGACAAGGCGCTGGCGCGCGAGGGCGGCCCGGCGCTCGATGCGACCGGCAAGCTCGTCCCGCGCGAACTCACCCCGGTCGGCCGTGACCCGGCCGATAATGGATCGAACGGCATGGCGGTCGCGCCCGCGCGCTCGACCGACGGCGCGACGCGGCTCGTCTCCAACTCGCACCAGCCGTGGACGGGCGGTGTCGCCTGGTACGAGCTGGTCGTTCATAGCCAGGAGGGATGGGATTTCGCGGGCGCGAACTTCCCCGGCTCGCCTTACCCCTTCCTCGGCCACAACAAATATCTCGGCTGGACGAACACGGTGAACCGGCCCGATCTGATCGATGTTTACAAGCTGACCTTTGATGAGAGCGGCAAGAAATATCGCTTCGACGGGGCATGGCGGCCGCTCGAGGAAAAGCGCATCTGGCTGAAGGTCAAGGTCGGGCCGTTTGTGCTGCCGGTGCCGCGCACCATTTATCGCTCGGTCCATGGGCCGGTGGTGAAGAATGAGAAGGGTGCCTTCGCGATCCGTTATGCGGGGATCGATCAGGCGAATATGGTCACCCAATATTACCGGCTGAACAAAGCGAAGAGTTTTGCCGAGTGGCGCGCGGCGATGGCGGGACAGGGCGTGCCCGCGACCAATTTCATTTACGCCGATGCCAAGGGCAATATCGGGCTCTTCTATAATGCGATGTTCCCCGACCGGCCGGCCGGGTTCAACTGGCGCGGCGTGCTGCCCGGCGATACATCGGCGGACCTGTGGACGAAGACTTTGCCCTTCGACCGGGTGCCGGCGCTGGTCAATCCGCGCTCGGGCTATGTGATGAATGCGAACAACACGCCGTGGGTCGCGGCGGGTCCGGGCGACGAACTCGATGCTGCGGCTTTCTCGCCGCTGCTCGGGATCGAGGACGATATGACCAACCGCGCGACGCGGCTGATCGAACTGTTCGAGGCGTCGGGGCAGATCGACGAAGCGCGGCTGAAGACGATCAAATATGACACCGCCTATGCCAAAACGGGTTATGCCAAGGCGTGGATTGACCGGTTGCTCGCGCTCGACACGAAGGGCGATCCCGCACTGGCCGAAGCGCAGAAGTTGCTGCGCGAATGGGACTGGAATCTCGATGGCCGGGGCAAGGGCGATGCGCTGGCGCTGATGGTGCTGCGCCCTGCCAACGGCAGCCACTACCAGCGCCGCGCGGCACCCGATCCGCGGACCGTGCTGAAAGAGACCGTCGCGCATCTGCAGGAGCATTTTAACGGGCTCGATCCCAAGCTCGGGACGGTCTTGCGGTTGCGGCACGGCGAGGGGGCGTCGCGCGTCGACCTGCCGCTCGACGGCGGTAACGATACGGTGCGCGCCTCGACATTGTGGGATGCCGAACCCGACGGACGGCTGAAGGTGCGCCATGGCGACAGCTTCATCATGTTCGTGACCTGGGACAAGGATGGCCGCGTCCGGTCGGAATCGATCCAGCCGTTCGGGTCGGCGACAACGCGCCCCGAAAGCCCGCATTATAATGATCAGGCGCCGCTGTTCGTCGCGCACAAGCTGAAGCCCGTGCTGTTCGACCCGGCGGCCTTGAAGGCGAGCGGCGTGCGATTCTATCGGCCTTGA